The Amblyomma americanum isolate KBUSLIRL-KWMA chromosome 6, ASM5285725v1, whole genome shotgun sequence genome has a window encoding:
- the LOC144136752 gene encoding (3R)-3-hydroxyacyl-CoA dehydrogenase-like, whose amino-acid sequence MSLHGQLALVTGGASGIGEAVCRTLAAEGVTVVVADKHVEAAQKVAVSLGGEAKHCAMHVDVGDSSSVEKLFHDINAVFSQPLSIVVNCAGILRRAPLVECTEELFDDVIRVNLKGTFAVTRAASREMLRSGKKLPEGGAAIVNVASIAARRCTRASAAYAASKAGVVALTKSAAQELAAHGIRCNTVLPGWADTAMTAAIPSEIRAMAISETPLKRTAKPQVCSPTASSYITGAALEVTGGVYM is encoded by the exons ATGTCTCTTCACGGGCAGCTCGCACTAGTGACGGGCGGTGCCAGCGGGATCGGTGAGGCCGTCTGCCGCACATTGGCTGCCGAGGGTGTCACCGTGGTTGTCGCAGACAAGCATGTGGAAGCAGCCCAGAAAGTGGCAGTCTCTCTGGGAG gcgaGGCAAAGCACTGTGCCATGCACGTGGACGTTGGCGACTCGTCGTCCGTGGAGAAACTTTTCCACGACATCAACGCCGTGTTCTCCCAACCGCTCAGCATAGTTGTCAACTGCGCTGGAATCCTGCGCAGAGCGCCTCTCGTCGAGTGCACCGAGGAACttttcgatgacgtcatcagggTCAACCTAAAG gGCACCTTTGCGGTGACACGTGCAGCCAGCCGTGAGATGCTGCGTTCCGGCAAAAAGCTGCCCGAAGGAGGCGCTGCCATCGTAAACGTAGCCAGCATTGCAGCCAGGCGCTGCACTAGGGCCTCCGCTGCCTACGCCGCTTCTAAGGCCGGCGTTGTGGCTCTAACAAAGTCGGCGGCGCAGGAACTTGCTGCTCACGGCATTCGATGCAACACCGTGCTGCCAGGATGGGCGGACACTGCAATGACAGCTGCTATACCTAGCGAAATCAGAGCAATGGCTATCTCCGAGACGCCGCTTAAACGGACCGCTAAGCCTCAGGTGTGCTCGCCAACGGCTAGTTCTTACATCACGGGTGCAGCACTGGAAGTCACTGGAGGAGTTTACATGTAA
- the LOC144136754 gene encoding (3R)-3-hydroxyacyl-CoA dehydrogenase-like — translation MALSGRLAIVTGAASGIGEAVCHALAVQGATVIVADIQFEAAQKVAKSLPGGANHQAMHVDVGDASSVEQLFNSVRDVSQLPLSIVVNSAGIIRSASLIDGTDEMFDTIIRVNLKGTFLMTRASARYMLRSGEVRPEGGAAIVNVASIMGKSGRAGFGIYAASKAAVVAFTKTAAQELAVHGIRCNAVLPSWTDTPMNDCLPEDQKTAVCSRTPLKRSAQPQEIAEAIKLLCLPTASSYITGAAMEVTGGLEM, via the exons ATGGCTCTCAGCGGGCGTCTGGCTATCGTCACTGGTGCTGCCAGCGGCATCGGGGAGGCCGTCTGCCACGCCCTGGCTGTCCAAGGCGCCACCGTGATCGTCGCCGACATTCAATTTGAGGCAGCACAAAAAGTGGCTAAATCTCTGCCAG GTGGCGCGAATCATCAGGCCATGCATGTAGATGTGGGCGACGCCTCGTCCGTGGAGCAGCTTTTCAACAGCGTCAGGGACGTGTCACAGTTGCCGCTAAGCATTGTCGTCAACAGCGCCGGTATCATACGCTCGGCCTCTCTCATCGACGGCACCGATGAAATGTTCGACACCATCATCAGAGTCAACCTTAAG GGCACCTTCCTCATGACTCGCGCATCTGCCCGCTACATGCTCCGCTCCGGTGAAGTGCGGCCCGAGGGAGGCGCTGCGATCGTAAACGTGGCCAGCATCATGGGCAAGAGCGGCCGTGCAGGCTTCGGCATATACGCCGCTTCCAAAGCTGCCGTCGTGGCGTTCACTAAGACGGCGGCTCAGGAGCTGGCGGTGCATGGAATCCGCTGCAACGCCGTGTTGCCCAGCTGGACGGACACCCCTATGAATGATTGCTTGCCCGAGGACCAGAAGACCGCGGTCTGTTCAAGGACACCGCTGAAGAGAAGCGCCCAACCACAGGAGATAGCCGAAGCGATCAAGTTACTGTGCCTGCCAACCGCTAGCTCCTACATCACGGGCGCAGCAATGGAAGTCACTGGAGGCCTGGAGATGTGA
- the LOC144136756 gene encoding (3R)-3-hydroxyacyl-CoA dehydrogenase-like — protein MSLNGRLALVTGGASGIGEAVCRTLAAEGVTVVVADKQLEAAKNVAQSLPGDTKHRAMHVDVGDSSSVEQLFSSISDTFPQPLSIVVNSAGISPTAPLISCSDEAFDDVIRVNLKGTFLVVRAAGRSIAAYGAALPEGGASIVTIASNFAKSGYPNFGAYSASKAGVVALTKTAAQELAPYGIRCNSVLPGFTETPMTAASVSADMKAALISMIPLKRAAQPSEISEAIKFLCSPTASSFVTGAALDVSGGLNM, from the exons ATGTCTCTGAACGGACGGCTCGCCTTGGTGACAGGAGGAGCGAGTGGCATCGGCGAAGCCGTTTGCCGCACTCTAGCAGCAGAGGGTGTTACCGTGGTCGTCGCCGACAAGCAGCTGGAGGCCGCGAAGAATGTGGCGCAGTCACTTCCAG GTGACACCAAGCACCGGGCCATGCACGTGGACGTGGGCGACTCGTCGTCTGTGGAGCAGCTCTTCAGCAGCATCAGCGACACATTCCCGCAACCGCTTAGCATTGTCGTCAACTCCGCCGGCATATCCCCCACTGCACCTCTCATCAGCTGCAGCGATGAGGCATTCGACGACGTCATCAGGGTAAACCTCAAG GGGACATTTCTTGTGGTCCGGGCAGCCGGCCGCTCAATTGCCGCTTACGGGGCAGCACTTCCTGAGGGAGGCGCATCTATCGTCACCATAGCCAGCAACTTCGCCAAGAGCGGCTATCCCAACTTCGGCGCGTACTCTGCTTCCAAGGCGGGCGTCGTGGCCCTCACCAAGACAGCGGCGCAGGAACTGGCTCCGTATGGCATCCGCTGCAATTCCGTGCTGCCGGGCTTCACTGAGACCCCCATGACTGCAGCGTCTGTGTCTGCAGACATGAAAGCTGCACTCATTTCGATGATACCACTCAAAAGAGCGGCCCAGCCCAGTGAGATCTCCGAAGCCATTAAGTTCCTTTGCTCACCTACAGCCAGTTCTTTCGTCACTGGCGCAGCGCTGGATGTTAGCGGAGGGCTCAACATGTGA